The following proteins are co-located in the Escherichia fergusonii ATCC 35469 genome:
- the wcaJ gene encoding undecaprenyl-phosphate glucose phosphotransferase, with protein MTNLKKRERAKTNASLISMVQRFSDITIMFAGLWLVCEVSGLSFLYMHLLVALITLVVFQMLGGITDFYRSWRGVRATTEFALLLQNWTLSVIFSAGLVAFNNDFDTQLKIWLAWYGLTSIGLVVCRSCIRIGAGWLRNHGYNKRMIAVAGDLAAGQMLMESFRNQPWLGFEVVGVYHDPKPGGVSNDWAGNLQQLVEDAKAGKIHNIYIAMQMCDGARVKKLVHQLADTTCSVLLIPDVFTFNILHSRLEEMNGVPVVPLYDTPLSGVNRLIKRAEDIVLATLILLLISPVLCCIALAVKLSSPGPVIFRQTRYGMDGKPIKVWKFRSMKVMENDKVVTQATQNDPRVTKVGNFLRRTSLDELPQFINVLTGGMSIVGPRPHAVAHNEQYRQLIEGYMLRHKVKPGITGWAQINGWRGETDTLEKMEKRVEFDLEYIREWSVWFDIKIVFLTVFKGFVNKAAY; from the coding sequence ATGACAAATCTAAAAAAGCGCGAGCGAGCGAAAACCAATGCATCGTTAATCTCTATGGTGCAACGCTTTTCAGATATCACCATCATGTTTGCCGGGCTATGGCTGGTTTGCGAAGTCAGCGGACTGTCATTCCTCTACATGCACCTGTTGGTGGCGCTGATTACGCTGGTGGTGTTCCAGATGCTGGGCGGTATCACCGATTTTTATCGCTCATGGCGCGGTGTTCGGGCAACGACAGAATTTGCCCTGCTGCTGCAAAACTGGACCTTAAGCGTGATTTTTAGCGCCGGACTGGTGGCGTTCAACAATGATTTCGACACGCAACTGAAAATCTGGCTGGCGTGGTATGGGCTGACCAGCATCGGACTGGTGGTTTGCCGTTCGTGTATTCGCATTGGGGCGGGCTGGCTGCGTAATCATGGCTATAACAAGCGCATGATCGCCGTAGCGGGGGATTTAGCCGCCGGACAAATGCTGATGGAGAGTTTCCGTAATCAGCCGTGGTTAGGGTTTGAAGTGGTGGGCGTGTACCACGACCCGAAACCGGGCGGCGTTTCTAACGACTGGGCGGGCAATCTGCAACAGCTGGTCGAGGATGCAAAAGCGGGCAAGATTCACAACATCTATATCGCGATGCAAATGTGCGACGGCGCACGAGTGAAAAAACTGGTCCATCAACTGGCGGACACCACCTGTTCGGTGCTGCTGATCCCCGACGTCTTTACCTTCAACATTCTCCATTCACGCCTCGAAGAGATGAACGGCGTTCCGGTGGTGCCGCTGTACGACACGCCACTTTCCGGGGTTAACCGCCTGATAAAACGTGCGGAAGACATTGTGCTGGCAACGCTGATCTTGCTGCTGATCTCCCCGGTGCTGTGCTGTATTGCGCTGGCGGTGAAACTCAGTTCACCAGGGCCGGTTATTTTCCGCCAGACTCGCTACGGCATGGATGGCAAGCCGATCAAAGTGTGGAAGTTCCGTTCCATGAAAGTGATGGAGAACGACAAAGTCGTGACTCAGGCGACGCAGAACGATCCGCGCGTCACCAAAGTGGGGAACTTTCTGCGCCGCACCTCGCTGGATGAATTGCCGCAGTTTATCAATGTGCTGACCGGGGGGATGTCGATTGTGGGGCCACGTCCGCACGCGGTGGCGCATAACGAACAATATCGCCAGCTCATTGAAGGCTACATGCTGCGCCACAAAGTGAAACCGGGCATTACCGGTTGGGCGCAGATTAACGGCTGGCGCGGCGAAACCGACACGCTGGAGAAAATGGAAAAACGCGTCGAGTTCGACCTTGAATACATCCGTGAATGGAGCGTCTGGTTCGATATCAAAATCGTTTTCCTGACGGTATTCAAAGGCTTCGTTAACAAAGCGGCATATTGA